One part of the Arabidopsis thaliana chromosome 1 sequence genome encodes these proteins:
- the FDM5 gene encoding XH/XS domain-containing protein, whose protein sequence is MDNSSDEESEISESEIDVYYEKPYEKLMNGDYKVKVKDTFRCPFCAGKKKQHYKYKELLAHASGVAKGSASRSAKQKANHFALAKYMENELAGDADVPRPQIPSSSTEQSQAVVDDIYVWPWMGIVINPVRRTDNKNVLLDSAYWLKKLARFNPLEVKTLWLDQESVVAVIPQFNSGWSGFKSVTELEKEYEIRGCGRKDWIDKRGDWRSKAYGWCARADDYNSQGSIAEYLSKVGKLRSFSDITKEEIQNKSIVVDDLANKIAMTNEDLNKLQYMNNEKTLSLRRVLIEKDELDRVYKQETKKMQELSREKINRIFREKERLTNELEAKMNNLKIWSKQLDKKQALTELERQKLDEDKKKSDVMNSSLQLASLEQKKTDDRVLRLVDEHKRKKEETLNKILQLEKELDSKQKLQMEIQELKGKLKVMKHEDEDDEGIKKKMKKMKEELEEKCSELQDLEDTNSALMCNM, encoded by the exons ATGGATAACAGTTCTGATGAAGAGTCAGAGATCAGTGAGTCTGAGATAGATGTCTATTATGAAAAACCTTACGAGAAACTGATGAATGGGGATTACAAGGTTAAGGTGAAGGACACATTCAGGTGTCCCTTTTGCGctgggaagaagaagcagcatTACAAGTATAAGGAGCTACTTGCTCATGCGTCTGGTGTTGCCAAAGGATCTGCGAGTAGAAGTGCTAAGCAAAAAGCAAATCACTTTGCGTTGGCTAAATACATGGAGAACGAGCTTGCTGGTGATGCTGATGTCCCACGCCCACAAATCCCCTCTTCCTCAACGGAGCAGTCTCAGGCAGTTGTGGATGACATTTATGTCTGGCCTTGGATGGGGATTGTCATCAACCCTGTAAGAAGAACTGATAACAAGAATGTGCTCCTTGATTCAGCCTACTGGTTGAAGAAGCTCGCTAGGTTCAATCCTCTTGAGGTGAAAACCCTTTGGCTTGACCAGGAATCCGTAGTTGCCGTCATTCCTCAGTTTAACAGTGGTTGGAGTGGGTTTAAGAGTGTCACAGAGCTTGAGAAGGAATATGAGATTAGGGGCTGCGGCAGAAAGGACTGGATTGATAAAAGAGGAGACTGGAGGTCTAAGGCTTATGGTTGGTGCGCACGTGCAGATGACTACAACTCTCAAGGGTCGATAGCAGAGTACCTGTCCAAAGTAGGAAAACTGAGAAGTTTCTCTGATATCACCAAGGAGGAAATTCAGAATAAGAGTATTGTGGTGGATGATCTAGCAAATAAAATTGCTATGACAAATGAGGATCTGAACAAGCTCCAGTACATGAACAATGAGAAAACGCTCTCTCTGCGGAGGGTTCTCATAGAGAAAGACGAGCTGGACCGAGTTTATAAACAAG aaacaaaaaaaatgcagGAGTTATCGCGGGAGAAAATAAACAGGATctttagagaaaaagagaggctAACCAATGAACTGGAGGCTAAGATGAATAATCTGAAGATTTGGTCCAAACAATTGGACAAGAAGCAAGCATTAACTGAACTGGAGAGACAAAAGCTTGATGAAGACAAGAAGAAG AGCGATGTCATGAACAGCTCCCTCCAGTTGGCTTCCCTGGAGCAGAAAAAGACAGATGATCGTGTCCTAAGACTTGTGGATGAACACAAG AGGAAAAAAGAGGAGACGTTGAACAAGATCCTTCAGCTTGAGAAGGAGTTAGACAGCAAGCAGAAACTTCAAATGGAGATTCAGGAGCTGAAAGGAAAGCTGAAAGTCATGAAGcatgaggatgaagatgacgagggcattaagaagaaaatgaagaagatgaaggaagagCTAGAGGAAAAGTGTTCTGAGTTACAAGATCTAGAGGATACTAACTCGGCTCTCATG TGTAATATGTAG
- a CDS encoding Polynucleotidyl transferase, ribonuclease H-like superfamily protein (Polynucleotidyl transferase, ribonuclease H-like superfamily protein; FUNCTIONS IN: ribonuclease activity, nucleic acid binding; INVOLVED IN: RNA modification; LOCATED IN: nucleus; EXPRESSED IN: 24 plant structures; EXPRESSED DURING: 15 growth stages; CONTAINS InterPro DOMAIN/s: Ribonuclease CAF1 (InterPro:IPR006941), Polynucleotidyl transferase, ribonuclease H fold (InterPro:IPR012337); BEST Arabidopsis thaliana protein match is: Polynucleotidyl transferase, ribonuclease H-like superfamily protein (TAIR:AT2G32070.1).): protein MSLFLKDDSIQIREVWNDNLQEEMDLIRDVVDDFPYVAMDTEFPGIVVRPVGTFKSNADYHYETLKTNVNILKMIQLGLTFSNEQGNLPTCGTDKYCIWQFNFREFDLDSDIFALDSIELLKQSGIDLAKNTLDGIDSKRFAELLMSSGIVLNENVHWVTFHSGYDFGYLLKLLTCQNLPDSQTDFFKLINVYFPTVYDIKHLMKFCNSLHGGLNKLAELLEVERVGICHQAGSDSLLTSCTFRKLKENFFVGPLHKYSGVLYGLGVENEANGKNVSYRMDMVAWA from the exons ATGTCTCTGTTTCTGAAAGACGATTCGATTCAAATTCGCGAAGTCTGGAACGATAACCTTCAAGAAGAAATGGATCTGATCCGAGATGTCGTCGACGACTTCCCTTACGTCGCCATGGACACTGAGTTCCCCGGCATCGTCGTCCGACCTGTCGGAACTTTCAAATCCAACGCTGATTACCACTACGAAACCTTGAAGACGAACGTCAACATCCTCAAGATGATCCAGCTTGGCCTCACTTTCTCCAATGAACAAGGCAACCTCCCTACCTGTGGCACTGACAAGTATTGCATCTGGCAATTCAATTTCCGAGAATTCGATCTCGATTCCGATATCTTCGCTCTCGATTCCATCGAGCTTCTCAAGCAATCAGGCATCGACCTTGCCAAAAACACGCTAGACGGGATCGATTCCAAGAGATTCGCAGAGCTCTTAATGTCCTCCGGGATCGTCTTGAACGAAAACGTGCATTGGGTTACATTCCACAGTGGGTACGATTTCGGATACTTGCTAAAGCTCTTGACTTGCCAAAACCTGCCGGATTCGCAAACAGACTTCTTCAAGCTCATCAACGTTTATTTTCCGACCGTGTACGACATTAAACACCTGATGAAGTTCTGCAACAGCCTTCACGGTGGTCTCAACAAGCTTGCGGAGTTGCTGGAAGTGGAGAGAGTTGGGATCTGTCACCAAGCTGGTTCGGATAGTTTACTCACGTCTTGTACTTTCAGAAAGCTCAAGGAGAATTTCTTCGTTGGTCCGTTGCACAAATATTCTGGTGTTTTGTATGGATTAGGTGTTGAAAATG AGGCGAATGGGAAAAATGTTAGTTACCGTATGGATATGGTTGCGTGGGCCTAA
- the FDM5 gene encoding XH/XS domain-containing protein — translation MDNSSDEESEISESEIDVYYEKPYEKLMNGDYKVKVKDTFRCPFCAGKKKQHYKYKELLAHASGVAKGSASRSAKQKANHFALAKYMENELAGDADVPRPQIPSSSTEQSQAVVDDIYVWPWMGIVINPVRRTDNKNVLLDSAYWLKKLARFNPLEVKTLWLDQESVVAVIPQFNSGWSGFKSVTELEKEYEIRGCGRKDWIDKRGDWRSKAYGWCARADDYNSQGSIAEYLSKVGKLRSFSDITKEEIQNKSIVVDDLANKIAMTNEDLNKLQYMNNEKTLSLRRVLIEKDELDRVYKQETKKMQELSREKINRIFREKERLTNELEAKMNNLKIWSKQLDKKQALTELERQKLDEDKKKSDVMNSSLQLASLEQKKTDDRVLRLVDEHKRKKEETLNKILQLEKELDSKQKLQMEIQELKGKLKVMKHEDEDDEGIKKKMKKMKEELEEKCSELQDLEDTNSALMVKERKSNDEIVEARKFLITELRELVSDRNIIRVKRMGELEEKPFMTACRQRCTVEEEAQVQYAMLCSKWQEKVKDSAWQPFKHVGTGDRKKEVVDEEDEEIKKLREEWGEEVKNAVKTALEELNEFNPSGRYSVPELWNSKQGRKATLKEVIDYITQQVKTLKRRRA, via the exons ATGGATAACAGTTCTGATGAAGAGTCAGAGATCAGTGAGTCTGAGATAGATGTCTATTATGAAAAACCTTACGAGAAACTGATGAATGGGGATTACAAGGTTAAGGTGAAGGACACATTCAGGTGTCCCTTTTGCGctgggaagaagaagcagcatTACAAGTATAAGGAGCTACTTGCTCATGCGTCTGGTGTTGCCAAAGGATCTGCGAGTAGAAGTGCTAAGCAAAAAGCAAATCACTTTGCGTTGGCTAAATACATGGAGAACGAGCTTGCTGGTGATGCTGATGTCCCACGCCCACAAATCCCCTCTTCCTCAACGGAGCAGTCTCAGGCAGTTGTGGATGACATTTATGTCTGGCCTTGGATGGGGATTGTCATCAACCCTGTAAGAAGAACTGATAACAAGAATGTGCTCCTTGATTCAGCCTACTGGTTGAAGAAGCTCGCTAGGTTCAATCCTCTTGAGGTGAAAACCCTTTGGCTTGACCAGGAATCCGTAGTTGCCGTCATTCCTCAGTTTAACAGTGGTTGGAGTGGGTTTAAGAGTGTCACAGAGCTTGAGAAGGAATATGAGATTAGGGGCTGCGGCAGAAAGGACTGGATTGATAAAAGAGGAGACTGGAGGTCTAAGGCTTATGGTTGGTGCGCACGTGCAGATGACTACAACTCTCAAGGGTCGATAGCAGAGTACCTGTCCAAAGTAGGAAAACTGAGAAGTTTCTCTGATATCACCAAGGAGGAAATTCAGAATAAGAGTATTGTGGTGGATGATCTAGCAAATAAAATTGCTATGACAAATGAGGATCTGAACAAGCTCCAGTACATGAACAATGAGAAAACGCTCTCTCTGCGGAGGGTTCTCATAGAGAAAGACGAGCTGGACCGAGTTTATAAACAAG aaacaaaaaaaatgcagGAGTTATCGCGGGAGAAAATAAACAGGATctttagagaaaaagagaggctAACCAATGAACTGGAGGCTAAGATGAATAATCTGAAGATTTGGTCCAAACAATTGGACAAGAAGCAAGCATTAACTGAACTGGAGAGACAAAAGCTTGATGAAGACAAGAAGAAG AGCGATGTCATGAACAGCTCCCTCCAGTTGGCTTCCCTGGAGCAGAAAAAGACAGATGATCGTGTCCTAAGACTTGTGGATGAACACAAG AGGAAAAAAGAGGAGACGTTGAACAAGATCCTTCAGCTTGAGAAGGAGTTAGACAGCAAGCAGAAACTTCAAATGGAGATTCAGGAGCTGAAAGGAAAGCTGAAAGTCATGAAGcatgaggatgaagatgacgagggcattaagaagaaaatgaagaagatgaaggaagagCTAGAGGAAAAGTGTTCTGAGTTACAAGATCTAGAGGATACTAACTCGGCTCTCATGGTAAAAGAACGTAAAAGCAATGATGAGATAGTAGAAGCACGCAAATTTTTGATTACg gaaTTGAGAGAATTGGTGAGTGATCGAAACATCATCAGGGTAAAGAGGATGGGAGAACTTGAGGAAAAGCCCTTCATGACAGCATGCAGGCAGAGATGCacagttgaagaagaagctcaggTGCAGTATGCCATGCTTTGCTCGAAATGGCAGGAAAAGGTCAAGGATTCAGCGTGGCAGCCATTCAAACATGTGGGGACTGGAGACAGAAAGAAG GAAGTggtggatgaagaagatgaggaaataaagaaactgAGAGAAGAGTGGggagaagaagtgaagaatgCAGTTAAGACAGCACTGGAGGAGCTTAATGAGTTTAATCCTAGTGGGCGCTACTCAGTCCCAGAACTGTGGAATTCCAAGCAAGGAAGAAAAGCCACACTGAAAGAAGTGATTGATTACATTACGCAGCAGGTCAAAACTCTCAAACGCAGACGAGCCTAA
- a CDS encoding Polynucleotidyl transferase, ribonuclease H-like superfamily protein (Polynucleotidyl transferase, ribonuclease H-like superfamily protein; FUNCTIONS IN: ribonuclease activity, nucleic acid binding; INVOLVED IN: RNA modification; LOCATED IN: nucleus; EXPRESSED IN: 24 plant structures; EXPRESSED DURING: 15 growth stages; CONTAINS InterPro DOMAIN/s: Ribonuclease CAF1 (InterPro:IPR006941), Polynucleotidyl transferase, ribonuclease H fold (InterPro:IPR012337); BEST Arabidopsis thaliana protein match is: Polynucleotidyl transferase, ribonuclease H-like superfamily protein (TAIR:AT2G32070.1); Has 910 Blast hits to 900 proteins in 224 species: Archae - 0; Bacteria - 0; Metazoa - 254; Fungi - 149; Plants - 385; Viruses - 0; Other Eukaryotes - 122 (source: NCBI BLink).), whose protein sequence is MSLFLKDDSIQIREVWNDNLQEEMDLIRDVVDDFPYVAMDTEFPGIVVRPVGTFKSNADYHYETLKTNVNILKMIQLGLTFSNEQGNLPTCGTDKYCIWQFNFREFDLDSDIFALDSIELLKQSGIDLAKNTLDGIDSKRFAELLMSSGIVLNENVHWVTFHSGYDFGYLLKLLTCQNLPDSQTDFFKLINVYFPTVYDIKHLMKFCNSLHGGLNKLAELLEVERVGICHQAGSDSLLTSCTFRKLKENFFVGPLHKYSGVLYGLGVENGQVAI, encoded by the coding sequence ATGTCTCTGTTTCTGAAAGACGATTCGATTCAAATTCGCGAAGTCTGGAACGATAACCTTCAAGAAGAAATGGATCTGATCCGAGATGTCGTCGACGACTTCCCTTACGTCGCCATGGACACTGAGTTCCCCGGCATCGTCGTCCGACCTGTCGGAACTTTCAAATCCAACGCTGATTACCACTACGAAACCTTGAAGACGAACGTCAACATCCTCAAGATGATCCAGCTTGGCCTCACTTTCTCCAATGAACAAGGCAACCTCCCTACCTGTGGCACTGACAAGTATTGCATCTGGCAATTCAATTTCCGAGAATTCGATCTCGATTCCGATATCTTCGCTCTCGATTCCATCGAGCTTCTCAAGCAATCAGGCATCGACCTTGCCAAAAACACGCTAGACGGGATCGATTCCAAGAGATTCGCAGAGCTCTTAATGTCCTCCGGGATCGTCTTGAACGAAAACGTGCATTGGGTTACATTCCACAGTGGGTACGATTTCGGATACTTGCTAAAGCTCTTGACTTGCCAAAACCTGCCGGATTCGCAAACAGACTTCTTCAAGCTCATCAACGTTTATTTTCCGACCGTGTACGACATTAAACACCTGATGAAGTTCTGCAACAGCCTTCACGGTGGTCTCAACAAGCTTGCGGAGTTGCTGGAAGTGGAGAGAGTTGGGATCTGTCACCAAGCTGGTTCGGATAGTTTACTCACGTCTTGTACTTTCAGAAAGCTCAAGGAGAATTTCTTCGTTGGTCCGTTGCACAAATATTCTGGTGTTTTGTATGGATTAGGTGTTGAAAATGGTCAGGTTGCTATCtag